The Salminus brasiliensis chromosome 3, fSalBra1.hap2, whole genome shotgun sequence genome contains a region encoding:
- the LOC140551086 gene encoding uncharacterized protein — protein sequence MAKDTYRAVLPLLLPFSENMHRGGILRGLCPLPLPLFPLLLLSVMPSVGLTSVPGIEYDWGAHPKLVCTPIPADADPSCFPSGSVTHGPSSNGHSNGHSNGHANGHSNGHANGHSNGHGNGQYIGGLPNSSGSRRGMSDEAKATILHLRESLVRQKETILDQRETIRELTAKLTLCEGFGRGAGGHHDDDHHGSSHHGSHHSSHHYDSDHNSDPHYPLNGHRNDHHRGKSPYLGKHGFSPEQAGKTLQTLKERLENLQARNSSSTYSSSLRDLLQRKINALEEQLHHHYDGHHSGSGHHDSHHGPGHHDDHRENHHDNHHDDHHEDHNENHNANHHDDHHFGHHYNPYYGHRPDRHGTHHSDHHDDHHDNHHDDHHDNHHDDHHDDHHDDHHDDHHDDHHDDDHHGSDDHGNQPRTPHKPTGSRPPARGAHNKLDTVLSHLYHRPPEAGTMKKPKNPDAFQIGFPMRTNYMYGRIKRTLLNEIFALTVCLWVKGGSGPGLGTPFSYSVPGQANELVLIEWGNNPMELLVNDKAVTLPLSLTDSKWHHLCVTWSTRDGVWEAYQDGVKRGSGENLSPWHPIKPGGVFILGQEQDTLGGRFDATQSFVGEMSDLQLWSRVLTSQEIHNQASCSSHLTGDVIAWSDPIVELHGGVTKYPFDPCH from the exons ATGGCTAAGGATACATACAGAGCCGTTTTGCCTTTGCTGCTGCCTTTCTCAGAAAACATGCACAGGGGTGGAATCCTCCGAGGACTTTGCCCTCTGCCTCTGCCCCTTTTCCCACTTCTCCTCCTCTCAGTGATGCCCTCTGTGGGACTTACCAGTGTGCCAGGAATAGAATACGATTGGGGAGCTCACCCCAAGCTAGTTTGCACCCCTATACCTGCTGATGCTGACCCAAGCTGCTTTCCCTCAGGTAGTGTTACTCATGGGCCTAGCAGTAATGGGCACAGCAATGGGCACAGCAATGGACATGCCAACGGACACAGCAATGGTCATGCCAATGGACACAGCAATGGACATGGGAATGGACAGTACATTGGTGGACTGCCCAACAGCAGTGGTAGTCGCCGAGGCATGTCTGACGAGGCAAAGGCTACCATTCTTCACCTGAGGGAAAGCCTTGTGCGTCAAAAGGAGACTATTCTGGACCAGCGGGAAACTATACGTGAGCTAACAGCAAAACTGACACTCTGCGAAGGCTTTGGGAGAGGTGCAGGTGGGCACCACGATGATGATCACCATGGCTCCTCACACCATGGCTCTCACCACTCCTCCCATCACTATGACAGTGATCATAACTCTGACCCTCATTATCCTCTCAATGGGCACCGCAATGACCATCATAGGGGGAAGTCACCATATCTGGGCAAACATGGCTTCTCACCTGAACAAGCAGGCAAGACTTTGCAGACTCTTAAGGAGAGGCTGGAGAATTTACAG GCAAGGAATTCTTCCAGCACCTATTCTAGTTCACTGAGGGACCTTCTACAGCGTAAAATCAATGCACTGGAagagcagctccaccaccactaTGATGGCCATCATAGTGGTAGCGGACACCACGATAGCCACCATGGGCCTGGCCATCACGACGATCACCGCGAAAATCATCACGACAACCACCACGATGACCACCATGAAGATCATAATGAAAACCACAATGCAAACCACCATGACGACCACCACTTCGGTCATCATTACAATCCCTATTATGGCCATCGCCCTGATCGGCATGGTACACATCACAGTGATCACCATGATGATCACCATGACAACCATCACGATGATCACCATGACAACCATCATGATGACCATCATGACGACCATCATGACGATCACCATGACGACCATCATGATGATCACCACGACGATGATCATCATGGCAGTGATGATCATGGCAACCAACCCCGCACCCCTCACAAACCAACAGGATCAAGACCACCTGCCCGTGGAGCCCACAACAAGCTGGATACTGTGCTGAGCCATCTGTATCACAGGCCACCTGAAGCAG GAACCATGAAAAAACCTAAGAATCCTGACGCCTTTCAGATCGGATTTCCCATGCGCACCAACTACATGTATGGCCGTATCAAGCGCACTCTTCTCAATGAAATCTTTGCCCTAACTGTTTGCCTCTGGGTGAAGGGAGGCTCAGGGCCAGGGCTTGGCACTCCTTTCTCTTACTCTGTTCCTGGCCAAGCTAATGAGCTTGTCCTGATCGAATGGGGCAACAATCCGATGGAATTACTTGTGAATGACAAA GCAGTGACTCTGCCCCTTTCTCTGACAGATAGCAAGTGGCACCATCTGTGTGTGACATGGTCGACTCGTGATGGTGTGTGGGAGGCATATCAGGATGGAGTAAAAAGGGGCTCTGGGGAAAATCTGTCCCCATGGCATCCAATAAAACCAGGAGGTGTTTTCATACTGGGACAGGAGCag GACACTCTGGGTGGCCGCTTTGATGCCACACAGTCATTTGTGGGAGAGATGTCAGACCTACAGCTGTGGTCACGTGTTCTTACATCTCAGGAGATCCACAACCAGGCCTCTTGTTCCAGCCACCTCACAGGAGATGTCATCGCTTGGAGTGATCCCATTGTAGAACTCCATGGAGGGGTCACCAAATATCCCTTCGACCCTTGTCACTAA